tgaggaattttaggcattggttattaagattctttagatattttttaagttaatatcttttcgaatattaacttaaaatggaatattttcaaattaagtggttacaacttaatttttgatatttaattaaatttaaatttgaaaaatatttaagttctagattttttctaatacaacttaaattagatatttttttttcaaattttgtggaaaagatacttagtcaaataagatattttctagatagttatttctagactacttattatttctaatattacaataggaaaatattataaattgtgaaattaattatttaaataattaattttggtacaatttattttaagtatattttttcctagtattaaactagagattaataattaagccttctctacacttaattatttatttcttgaatttaatacatttaattaatttgaaaattaaatatctaagttgatttttatcatcatacttaaatatttctttttcatgacatttaattaaatagaaaattatttttagttgaaatttaatttttcaactaaatttaaataattttcaaaatatattttttctttattttattaatcaattttcgaaattgcatttcttaaatgctagaatttcgaattttatcttgaaaaataaattaagttgtaaattatttattttaattaattcttggatcaacttaaatcaataatttttttcatttattgattaatttaaaataaattgaattaaagtatattattagaaattgaattaattagtcaaaggaaaatctagatagatgatatttttgcttgaagtatttttctagtgtatttaattaaatagaaaattaatatttaagttgattttcatcatcatacttaaatatttgaaatttttcttatatatttaattaaataggaaaattatattttttgttgtaaattaatttcattaattaattttgggccaacattaaattagaataatttttccaggattaattttttattttaacatgcattttcgaaaattgtattcttaaatactttaatttttcgaaatgcaatatatatttatagaaaattaaatttgagttgtaaattaatttatattaattttgtaacaacttaaattgaatatttttctaaatatttattggaaattattactaagatggaaataattcatgttatttttatatccatctaagtaaaatttataaatattaaattaaaatttatatttagaatttttcattctaaattggaaattttaaataaatatatatttaaaataaataaattaaataaagagaatcaaagaaaatacaactcactttaaataatgagcttgattattattaagatattcgatctccattgttggtcttacaaaagttaaatgttttcaatataacctcgagacgctagacttcgtccccctatggatggttattcgttgaacgcatttaacaccgtaagatttcatttgataagtgttttgtaagttttcgtctctattagactctcccctacggtgactacttagagataaacttatgaaacatgaaacaatggtggaagctcataaaatgagaatattcttgactctcgcctaccgggacaacgttggattcttattttgatcgaataaaaggttgctagaatggtttctattttagatgagctgacaactctattcaataaatgatgctttgactctcgcctaccgggacactgtatcagtttgttgaaaaccttggaaatgatttaggattgtatgttttagtattttcactagtcattcctacttgctatatgtttataaaatctgaattgtgtatgaatttatattgaaccatgttattttctgttattaagttgtagtttaatttcgaatcttcattgttggtctaacatgtttgtttatctaatgagataaatccctagtggattttcaccattagacatacataatattgtaagatctcgaaagataaatattgtatatgcgacatctagctgttcatcaattgatgacacctaagactagtatttttacaatatgaaacaagaagattacataaataagattactttgtctttcgctaattgaagcatcgttggattcttattttaaacgaaattatcctaattcctcttagcttattcatttcgaattagcttcataatatatcattggatgaatggtctataaatcatttcatgtcattatattttctcttaagaaattaaatgacgcatatgattataatcccgaaattctattcccaattaatataaatcctcaatcttagaaatctcctacttgtatgggcaaatctgacttagagtttgtattagtagtggtggtccaagaaagaattactcattatatttggttgaatttaagtctttgactttaattttagaatccaaacagaaattttcatatatttctaattccagaatacaatacagttacactttctcaagtgtttaatatccatcttctattaatggattaaaactgtatggaatatgagttaggtattctgtgaccaggatccacttgcagtattctaagaactctttgatgtaactaaacctatgtcatcaatagacactaccacacttttttttaatctatggcatttgtatcttgttcatagtggatttgacaagatcaatctctgcaaagagttaatatgcctatatccagtgaaagtagttcatctcattcgcagatggatgtacattcaggggtggatatgagtttttcgttgtattcttaaaacgataactctagattataccttttagcaaagaaatttgaaatgtttgaaaattttcattaatttctagcaatggttaaaaccattaaggtaagtggttaaagatcttgcgaactgataggggtggagaaatagttagtagatatgcagttcaaagatcattaaattgattttttgaattatatccaaacttacctccccagaaatttcgagttgcatattgatgattagttactagtcgttgcctaaatccttctatggtaatacaatttcagaatgatgtaatggttgggtacttaacgtaaatcattactagattcatggatgacctaatcaaaatcttaagaaaagctagaactgttaaccatggtttgttagctattctaagtgattaggggtggactatcccattgtcaatagttaagaaagtgtttgatcaaacaaatactacttttctaagaaaatgactaagtctgaaaaacaagtagcaaataaaggagatatttaattcttgattccaaaagtgttctatcatcttacatatgatgatcccactgcctctgttgtcttgtcacaaccgaagagatcaataccatttagttttctttgacataattcacggtaccttgtcgtagtgggagagtttctaggaactcaccttcttatgacttgggagacactagtgattaaaatccattgtgagtttaaacaagtaatggattgtcaagataagaaactaagaagaaagccaatagaactatggtttaatccattcacatggagtaacctaaatttttctattacaaggacataaaaggaaattttcgtttataagtccattcaatggacttaacaaaacttcttgttcttagtattataggtttgagtttatctaaacctatggcttgtggtatacctggtaattacttactctaatgcaagcaacttactttagtaagatgctgaagcattttctttctaatggcaatctatagaagcttcacaacttcttaggtatagattttatttatctaaggaaaagtttcaactattccagaaaagataaagccatgaaagaatttcttatatcaacagtaagaggtcttagatatgcttttgtatgccttagaccagacacctgctgttgagtgggagtaatgagtaggtatcagattaatccaggagaagaacattggaagacaatcaagtaaatcttaagataaagaagaggaactatatgttagtctataagggtgtgcttaaaactcttagactacaccatatcagatttcgaaatttgcctttgtgctagaaaatctttctgataagatggtgattactctgggggtggaatagtgattttggagaagtgtaaaaacctatctgaagtctctaggtctaccagagagggactgaatgttaaggttgcaggaaaggtacttatttagtccaaggaaagttctatacatctttggcaccattccaaattgccttaaactactagagttaatttcctgattaaccaaaagtagttgccaaagatatagaatccagtatcccaagagagtaaacatatagagaggaatttcacattatcaatgattttgtgattaaggaagagtaatggtggagaaaaggttgtggttaattcaacctttcagatcctattacgaggagtttactactactactacacttgattcgtatatcaaggtgttgagattatttgaaacgcacttttttgttttatattagtgcaagtgggagtttgttgggctttatgccctaaataaaactcatttcaatgtaatcagatttacttattaatatagatcagaaataacatttaatgttgcatggttcacatgatttatttcatgattatatgtacataatgtatgaattcatctgaaacccttttcacatacttgatcctgtttattgtgctgtcatcacattggaaagtaaacatgactatgtgaataaagtttcctagatttatcagacacagggttttactgatatgataatctacaacagagtttacttgcatttggagaaatgctatgttctttccagaacattggttaaagcaaagctcaggttggatgcatggagtatgcatcggaagggaccgatattgaactttgacttagatttaattaaacttaccgtaaaatctattcaagtcaatatcgccaagttgatcctagatcaaatgttcttaatcctattatgattaggctcaatcttgaaaggctattcgtgttctttgatttgttagttaagcctacttttaggtcagggtgatacgtacattttgggaacacggtagtgcaattgagtgggagcgctagcataaacatggaatctatagcttctatctggcgaatagtaagcaaaggatgatctccttcgagcttgaccaaacgaacataaatggtggagtactcatttcacataagctgaaatatcatttatacggggtcaagtgttttaaggaataaatacattgtagggtgtaacggtaatttaatccctttacagtgtagatcattcatatagaggatcagtgatcacattaggattataacaatggataactaatgatgtgtctatatggtggaacatatagagcattctatatactgagagtgcaattctaagttctatgcgtggattcaacgaagaattaataagttagtgaattttagtgctaaattcttgatctacttattggaagctcggttatatagacccatggtccctgcactagttgagataatattgcttgtaagactcatgtaattggttttgattaattaattataattctcaaattagactatgtctatttgtgaatttttcactaagtaagggcgaaattgtaaagaaagagtttataggggcatatttgttaattatgatactttgtatggttcaattaataaatatgataaatgacaatattatttaataattatttatagttattaaatagttagaattggcatttaaatggttgaattagaaaattggcttttttgagaaaatcagatgcaaaaaagataaaactgcaaaattgcaaaaagtgaggcccaaatccacttgtatagggccagccacttttataggcaatttaaactgatttttttcattattttaatgccaaataattcaaacataaccctagtggaatgctataaatagatagtgaaggcttcagaaaaattacacttaaattttctattttttcttcagagaaaaacctgagccttctctctccctatctttggctgaacccactctctctctctctcttcctcattgagatttcgaaattcttagtgtaagagtagtgcccacacacagcaagtgatacctcaatcatagtgaggaagatcgtgaagaaagactttcagcacgAAGGagttttcagcatcaaagattcagagaaagagatccaggttcagatattgataatgctctgctacagaaaggaatcaagggctagatatctgaatggaaggagtcatattattttgctgcacccaatgtaaggtttcctaaactttatatgtgtttatttcatcgttttagaaagttcatatttagggtgttaataaacatacttgtgagtagatctaagatcctggtaaaataaattccaacaacctTGACCCGGTAAAAATGGACCTATCACAGCTGtgtgattttcaaaaattaaccaCATTTATTTTACGTGGTTTAAATCAAACCGTACGATTTCAGGGGATAATTATTGTTAGATATCAGTCAACTATGTAATTAACAGCcttactatgtaattataaatagaggcaaGTTACACTGAAAAAGGGATAAAAAAACCATTAAAGAAAGGAGGCATGAGAGTTGTATaagaaatctaataagattgactcgtggactatacAAAATTTTAACTGTAAAACCACGTGAAAAAACCTTTGTGTTCATACCTTTCTTTTTTTGCTTTTATTTTCTATGCAAATCTATCACTGTTAGAGCTCAAATATAGTTAATGAAAATTGGCGTTaatagtttggtgctttcattgagagccttcgTGAAAAAAGCTCAGAAAAGAACCTCCTTacatacaaaaaataattttcttcatGGCTAGAAATGGAGAGAATGTTGATACATCACATGAAGAAACCCCTCACCGTCCTGGAAAAAAGCCAATGGGCCTTCCAACTCTCAATCTAAATAGACCACTTGCTCTAGGAGGACCCAACCTGAGGGTGGCCCAAGCACTCAGACCACTCATTCCAGGAGGACCCAAAAAAGTCATACCACAGACCTCGCAGAGTGGTtcgaaatattaaagaagtacaATATGAAGCTTAACCCAAAAAAGTATTCCTTTGGAGTTTCCTCAGGAAAATTTCTGGGATTCATAGTCAACGTGAGGGGCATTGAAGCAAATCCTGAGAAAATCAAGGCTTAGATAGATATGCCATCACCAACAAAGCCAAAGGATGTCCAAGCCCTAACAGGAAGGATGGCTGCACTTAACAGATTCATTTCAAAGTCGATTGATAAGTGTTTGCCCTTTTTCAATGTAATGCGAGGCAACAAGAAATtcgagtagacagaagagtgcGAGGAGGCCTTTCAGAGTATTAAAATGCATTTGGCAACCCCTTCAGTTCTGGCAAAACCAGTAACTAGAAAGACATTACTCCTCTATCTAGCTGTCTCGAAAGATGTGATTAGTGTAGCAATAGTGCGAGAAGAGGAAAAGCACCAGCAACATGTTTACTGTGTTAGTAAGAGGTTACTGGGGGCAGAGTCGAGGTATCCCCCTCTTGAAAAACTTGCCTTATGCCTCATCCACGTGTCTCGCATGTTACGGCCTTACTTCTAGGCACACCCAATAAAAGTATTGACTGATCAACccttgagacaagttttatcaaaaccagatgcttttagaagattgataaaatggtcaattgaACTGGGGCAGTTCGACATAACCTATCACCCTCGAACATCATCAAGGGCCAGGCTTTGGCAGATTTCTTAATAGAAGGAATAACTCTAGAAGAAAGTCCGCTTGTTCAACGAGACACTGATACTTGGAAGTTATTTGTGGATGGTGCATCCAACGAGCAAGGTTCGGGTGCAGGAGTGATATTGATTTTGCCagaaggctttaagtttcaTTATGCTTTGAGGTTTCAATTTGACACATCAAACAACAAGgctgaatatgaagccttgatcgtTGCCTTGAGGATATTCGAAGCGTTGAAGGTCAAGAATCTCGTATGTCATAGTGATTCGCAGATGATTGTAAATCAGGTTCTCGGAGAATACCAGGCTAAGGGTCTGAAAGCGGCTAAATACCTAGAGAAGGTTCAGAAGAACTTGGAAAAGTTTGATTACTTTAAAATCGAAAAAATCTAAAGAGAATGAAACTCTAACGCTGATGCTTTAGCAAAACTGGCCTCGCAGAACGACTTGGATGAATTTAACTTGGTTCCAGTGGAGGTACTAAATgagccaagtatatgtgaaaaAGAAGATGTCGAGATGATAGATAGCTCACCTACTTGGATGACTCCTATAATCAACTATCTACTCGACGGACAACTTCCAACTGACAAAAACGAGGCAATGAAACTCTTATATACAGTGCCTTGCTACACAATAATCGAAGGCAAACTATACAGAAGAGGTTATTCCATGCCTCTACTTTGGTGTGTTCTTCCTACAGAAGCAAACGAGATCATCagagaaattcatgaaggcttTTGCAGGGATCACATAGGTTGGCAGAGTCTATCAAAAAAGATCATtagacaaggatattactggctAACAATCAACAAGGACACCCATGAGTTTGTCAAGAAATATGATAAGTGTcagaaattttcatatatacctCGCATACCACCAACGGAACTGAGGATGATGACCTCGCCTTACCCATTTGCTATATGGGGGAACGATCTAATCGGGGCACTTCCCACAGGGCGAGGGGGAGCCAAGTACGCAGTGGTAGCAATCGATTTCTTCACTAAATGGACCGAAGCTGAACCTCTTGTCTCCATAACCAGAAAAAAGTCCTCGACTTTGTTGTCAAAAACATTGCCTGCAGGTTTGGAATTCCAATGAAgataatatctaataatagAATTCAGTTCGATGGTGACTTGTTCACTGAGTTCTGCAAgaggaataaaataattaaaagccTCTTGTCAGTGTCTAGGCCTCAAGCGAATGGACAAGTGGAAGCCGTTAACAAAACCTTGAAAGATACTATCAAGAAGGAGTTAGATGCTGCCAAAGGTAGATGTATCGACGAGCTACCTCAAGTACTTTGGGCCCACAGAACTACTGAAAAAACAACAACGGGACAAACACCATTCTTGCTAGCATTTGGCTCGGAAGCAATGTTACCTGTTGAAGTGAACATATCCACTCATAGACGAGAGTTTTATgatcaagaagaaaaccaagaactCTTAAAATTGTCCTTGGATCTGCTTGATGAAAAATGAACTGAGTCGCAAGTCACTAATGCAGCGTATCAACACTGAGTaacaagatacttcaacaaaaGAGTCAAGAAGAGGCTATTTAACGTTGGAGACTTGGTGCTAAGGCGAGTATTTACAAATACGAGAGATGCGTCTGCAGGAGTATTCAACCCGAACTGGGAGGGTCCTTATGTGATTGAAGCGATAGTAGGAATCGGGGTTTAAAATTGGCTCGGCCAAATGGCTCGCTAATAAAGAACTACTGGAATGTGGAACATTTGCGACCCTACTACCAGTAAATTAATAATTGTAACTCGCATTGCTGATGTAATATCTTGAACTTTAGTTATGAATAAAGTTAATCATTTCTTTTttcaagtaattacaaagtgTTACTCTTTAGAATTACTTAAGGGGCATAGGTGTATGATTAACCGAAATTTATCTGGAAATACATGATTGCAAACCcacaactttaatttttttttttttttacttttttgatCAAACTTTTCTGACGAGAAAGGGATCAAACCATCATAACTTTTTGATTTAAAACCTGTCTGAcgagaaaggaaaatcaaaagttataaatGAGAAATAACTCATAACTCGCGTGTAAGGCTGAATATTAACGACTCGCATAATATAGGAAAGTATTAAATGAGACATCAAGGTGTCTTGATAAAAGTACTTAAACCTAGTATATGAATAGATGATCTAACTATTCATATAAGCAATCAAGAATATACAAAGTGACAAATCATTCAAGGTGATAAA
This Cannabis sativa cultivar Pink pepper isolate KNU-18-1 chromosome 6, ASM2916894v1, whole genome shotgun sequence DNA region includes the following protein-coding sequences:
- the LOC115694995 gene encoding uncharacterized protein LOC115694995 encodes the protein MHLATPSVLAKPVTRKTLLLYLAVSKDVISVAIVREEEKHQQHVYCVIRHNLSPSNIIKGQALADFLIEGITLEESPLVQRDTDTWKLFVDGASNEQGSGAGVILILPEGFKFHYALRFQFDTSNNKAEYEALIVALRIFEALKVKNLVCHSDSQMIVNQVLGEYQAKGLKAAKYLEKNDLDEFNLVPVEVLNEPSICEKEDVEMIDSSPTWMTPIINYLLDGQLPTDKNEAMKLLYTVPCYTIIEGKLYRRGYSMPLLWCVLPTEANEIIREIHEGFCRDHIGWQSLSKKIIRQGYYWLTINKDTHEFVKKYDKCQKFSYIPRIPPTELRMMTSPYPFAIWGNDLIGALPTGRGGAKFGIPMKIISNNRIQFDGDLFTEFCKRNKIIKSLLSVSRPQANGQVEAVNKTLKDTIKKELDAAKGRCIDELPQVLWAHRTTEKTTTGQTPFLLAFGSEAMLPVEVNISTHRREFYDQEENQELLKLSLDLLDEK